Proteins co-encoded in one Cupriavidus metallidurans CH34 genomic window:
- a CDS encoding hydantoinase B/oxoprolinase family protein, translating to MNMMSNKEVGFADLLKNGQTLKEFRDDILARTQESGHYNGLTSLDFRDSDPIGYEKLFSKLRGGLVHARETAKKIAASPIVEQEGELCFTLYNAVGDCVLTSTGIIIHVGTMGAAIKYMIENNWEANPGIYPGDMFTNNDCSIGNVHPCDIATIVPIFWEGRLIGWVGGVTHVIDTGSVTPGSMSTGQTQRFGDGYMITCRKTGANDVPFRDWLHESQRSVRTPKYWILDERTRIAGCHMIRELVEEVIRADGIEAYEKFAYEVIEEGRRGLQSRIKAMTLPGKYRKVSFVDVPYKHPDVQVSNAFAKLDSIMHSPVEMTIRPDGKWRLDFEGASRWGWHTFNAHQVAFTSGIWVMMCQTLVPTQRINDGAYFATEFRLPKGTWCNPDDRRTGHAYAWHFLVSGWAALWRGLSQSYFSRGYLEEVNAGNANTSNWLQGGGINQDGEIHAVNSFEASSCGTGACAVKDGLNHAAAIWNPEGDMGDIEIWEMAEPLLYLGRNVKANSGGYGKYRGGCGFETLRMVWNAQDWTMFFMGNGFMNSDWGMMGGYPSATGYRFEAHRTGLEQRIASGDSLPLGGDIDPANPDYERHIDATAEVKRDKQCITTEDCYANHDLYLNYLRGGPGFGDPLDRDPKAIEADLNQKFLLPEYAQKVYGAVFAQDARGVFAVDAAKTKKRRAEIRKERLARAVPTREWMKEERERILNKHASVQVQHMFATSFALSEKFTQSFKDFWNLPEAWHVREEELGVPCYGAKHRMDLSLMPDVTTVVQVEE from the coding sequence ATGAACATGATGAGCAACAAGGAAGTCGGGTTCGCCGATCTGTTGAAGAACGGCCAGACCCTCAAGGAATTTCGCGACGACATCCTCGCCCGCACCCAGGAATCGGGCCACTACAACGGCCTTACCAGCCTGGACTTCCGGGACAGCGACCCGATCGGCTATGAGAAGCTGTTCTCCAAGCTGCGGGGTGGACTGGTCCATGCGCGTGAAACCGCCAAGAAGATTGCCGCCAGCCCGATCGTCGAGCAGGAGGGCGAGCTCTGCTTCACGCTGTATAACGCGGTCGGGGACTGCGTGCTGACCTCCACCGGCATCATCATCCACGTAGGAACGATGGGTGCGGCGATCAAGTACATGATCGAGAACAACTGGGAGGCCAACCCCGGCATCTATCCCGGCGACATGTTCACGAACAACGACTGCTCCATCGGCAACGTGCACCCGTGTGACATCGCCACGATCGTGCCGATCTTCTGGGAAGGCAGACTGATCGGCTGGGTGGGCGGCGTGACCCATGTCATCGACACGGGCTCCGTAACGCCGGGCTCCATGTCCACGGGCCAGACGCAACGCTTCGGCGACGGCTACATGATCACGTGCCGCAAGACGGGCGCGAACGATGTGCCGTTCCGCGACTGGCTGCATGAGTCGCAGCGCTCGGTACGGACGCCGAAGTACTGGATTCTCGACGAACGGACCCGCATCGCCGGCTGCCACATGATTCGCGAGCTGGTGGAGGAGGTGATCCGCGCCGACGGTATCGAGGCCTACGAGAAGTTCGCCTATGAAGTCATCGAGGAGGGCCGCCGCGGGCTCCAGAGCCGCATCAAGGCCATGACGCTGCCTGGCAAGTACCGCAAGGTCTCGTTCGTCGACGTGCCGTACAAGCATCCGGACGTGCAGGTCTCCAACGCCTTTGCCAAGCTCGACTCCATCATGCATTCGCCGGTGGAAATGACGATCCGCCCCGACGGCAAGTGGCGCCTGGATTTCGAAGGCGCGAGCCGCTGGGGTTGGCACACGTTCAATGCGCACCAGGTGGCCTTCACCTCAGGCATCTGGGTGATGATGTGTCAGACCCTGGTGCCGACCCAGCGTATCAACGACGGCGCCTACTTCGCCACCGAGTTCCGGCTACCCAAGGGTACATGGTGCAATCCCGATGACCGGCGCACCGGCCATGCGTATGCCTGGCATTTCCTGGTGTCCGGCTGGGCGGCGCTGTGGCGTGGTCTCTCTCAGTCGTACTTCAGCCGCGGCTATCTGGAGGAAGTGAACGCGGGCAACGCCAATACTTCCAACTGGCTGCAGGGTGGCGGCATCAACCAGGATGGCGAGATTCACGCGGTCAACAGCTTCGAGGCCAGCTCTTGTGGCACAGGCGCGTGCGCGGTCAAGGACGGTCTCAATCACGCCGCTGCCATCTGGAACCCCGAAGGCGACATGGGCGACATCGAGATTTGGGAGATGGCCGAGCCATTGCTCTACCTGGGCCGGAACGTCAAGGCCAACTCCGGCGGCTACGGCAAATATCGCGGCGGTTGCGGCTTCGAGACCCTGCGCATGGTCTGGAACGCCCAGGACTGGACGATGTTCTTCATGGGCAACGGCTTCATGAACAGCGACTGGGGCATGATGGGTGGCTATCCATCGGCCACCGGGTATCGCTTCGAAGCGCACCGCACCGGGCTGGAACAGCGTATTGCCAGTGGCGATTCACTGCCGCTGGGCGGCGACATCGACCCGGCCAATCCGGACTACGAGCGCCATATCGACGCCACCGCCGAGGTCAAGCGCGACAAGCAGTGCATCACGACCGAGGACTGCTACGCCAACCACGATCTTTACCTGAACTACCTGCGCGGCGGCCCGGGCTTCGGCGATCCGCTCGATCGGGACCCGAAGGCGATCGAGGCGGACCTCAACCAGAAGTTCTTGCTGCCTGAGTATGCGCAGAAGGTCTATGGCGCGGTGTTCGCTCAGGACGCCAGGGGCGTGTTCGCGGTGGATGCCGCAAAGACCAAGAAGCGTCGCGCGGAGATCCGCAAGGAGCGCCTGGCGCGCGCGGTGCCGACGCGCGAGTGGATGAAGGAGGAGCGCGAACGCATCCTCAACAAGCACGCATCGGTCCAGGTGCAGCATATGTTCGCCACGAGCTTTGCCTTGTCGGAGAAGTTCACGCAGAGCTTCAAGGACTTCTGGAACCTGCCCGAGGCATGGCACGTGAGAGAGGAAGAACTGGGTGTGCCGTGCTATGGCGCCAAGCACCGTATGGACTTGTCGCTGATGCCGGACGTCACCACCGTTGTCCAGGTCGAAGAGTAA
- a CDS encoding acetone carboxylase subunit gamma, which produces MSVYTNEQVDHLVEGKLDWETTFRMLSMPKDEGRFEQYLAALQAKVSFPDRIVLPLGPHMYIVQSAASKKWVVKCDCGHEFCDYRENWKLHASIYVRDTEEAMAEVYPTLMAPDTSWQVYREYYCPSCGAMHDVEAPTPWYPVIHDFEPDIEAFYKEWVHLPVPERAPD; this is translated from the coding sequence ATGTCTGTCTATACCAACGAACAAGTCGACCACCTCGTCGAGGGGAAGCTCGACTGGGAAACCACGTTCCGCATGCTGTCGATGCCCAAGGACGAAGGCCGCTTCGAGCAGTACCTGGCCGCCTTGCAGGCGAAGGTGAGTTTCCCGGACCGCATCGTGCTGCCGCTCGGCCCGCACATGTATATCGTGCAATCGGCCGCCAGCAAGAAGTGGGTGGTCAAGTGCGACTGCGGCCACGAGTTCTGCGACTACCGCGAGAACTGGAAGCTCCATGCCTCCATCTATGTGCGTGATACCGAGGAGGCCATGGCCGAGGTCTATCCGACGCTGATGGCGCCTGATACCAGTTGGCAGGTGTATCGCGAGTACTACTGTCCGTCTTGCGGCGCGATGCATGACGTGGAGGCGCCCACACCGTGGTATCCGGTGATCCACGACTTCGAGCCGGATATCGAGGCGTTCTACAAGGAGTGGGTGCACTTGCCGGTGCCCGAGCGGGCACCAGACTGA
- a CDS encoding aldolase, with protein MANTMQLSKSEIVASSLEKMQTELRADRMPLREAVAETCRILFTFGHDSVLSGQITARAEQPGTYYTQRLGLGFDEITADNLLLVNEDLEVISGNGMPNPANRFHSWLYRARPDLNCIVHSHAPHASALAMLEVPLTISHMDTCVLYDQTAFLEKWPGIPVGNEEGELIAGALGDKKAILLSHHGLLVAGASVEEACVLGVMFERAARLQLLAMAAGEIQPIPPELGREAQRWVSTQKRFEATFAYYSRRARRQLDAQ; from the coding sequence ATGGCCAATACCATGCAGTTGAGCAAGAGCGAAATCGTCGCGTCTTCGCTCGAAAAAATGCAGACCGAACTCCGCGCGGACAGGATGCCGCTGCGCGAAGCTGTCGCCGAGACCTGCCGGATCCTGTTCACGTTCGGGCACGATTCGGTGCTCTCCGGCCAGATCACGGCGCGGGCGGAACAACCGGGCACGTACTACACGCAACGCCTGGGTCTTGGCTTCGACGAAATCACGGCGGACAACCTCCTGCTCGTCAACGAAGATCTTGAGGTGATTTCCGGAAACGGGATGCCAAACCCCGCCAATCGCTTCCATTCATGGCTCTATCGCGCGCGTCCCGATTTGAATTGCATCGTTCACTCTCACGCGCCGCACGCTTCCGCGCTTGCCATGCTGGAAGTGCCGCTGACGATCTCGCACATGGACACGTGCGTGCTGTACGACCAGACCGCGTTCCTGGAAAAATGGCCGGGCATTCCAGTCGGCAATGAAGAGGGCGAACTCATCGCGGGCGCCCTGGGCGACAAGAAGGCGATTCTGCTGTCGCACCACGGCCTGCTGGTAGCTGGCGCGTCGGTGGAAGAAGCCTGTGTGCTGGGCGTGATGTTCGAGCGCGCCGCTCGCCTGCAACTGCTGGCGATGGCCGCCGGGGAGATCCAGCCGATCCCGCCCGAACTCGGTCGCGAGGCGCAACGCTGGGTCAGCACGCAGAAGCGATTCGAAGCGACTTTCGCCTACTATTCGCGCCGCGCGCGCCGCCAGCTCGACGCGCAGTAA
- a CDS encoding Bug family tripartite tricarboxylate transporter substrate binding protein yields MQVSPTRPTRPHRRRSLSSMASLAAATLLSIPFTAHATGYPDKPITLVVPFGAGGITDLIARATGKALSEQLGQSVVVENRPGAGGNIAADFVRRARPDGYTLMFATVGVLAVNPHTDVKVNFDSAKDFTYISLVGSTPFLVVVGADVPANTLPALIKLAQRKPDAISVGTAGVGSAPYQGMRIFQDVAKVEFLHVPFKSGAESVTNVVSGQVNMTFEATPQVMPFVTSGKLRALAVASPHRLSTAPQVPSTAELGFPSLVSGSVAGLIGPAGLDPAIVKKLNAAVAKVAADPKFKATLIAQGTEPAASSPEQFRKLISDENQRWSALLGAGNK; encoded by the coding sequence ATGCAAGTGAGCCCCACCCGCCCTACCCGTCCCCATCGCCGCCGTAGCCTGTCGTCCATGGCCAGCCTGGCTGCGGCCACGCTGCTGAGCATCCCGTTCACCGCCCATGCCACCGGATACCCCGACAAGCCAATCACCCTGGTCGTGCCGTTTGGCGCCGGTGGCATTACCGACCTTATCGCGCGAGCGACGGGCAAGGCGCTCTCCGAGCAGCTTGGCCAGTCGGTGGTGGTAGAGAATCGGCCCGGCGCCGGCGGCAACATCGCGGCCGACTTCGTGCGGCGCGCGCGCCCCGATGGCTACACGCTGATGTTTGCCACCGTTGGCGTGCTGGCCGTCAATCCGCATACGGACGTCAAGGTCAACTTCGATAGCGCGAAGGATTTCACCTACATCTCGCTCGTAGGGTCCACGCCATTCCTTGTCGTGGTTGGCGCGGATGTTCCGGCTAACACTCTGCCCGCACTGATCAAGCTCGCTCAGCGCAAGCCCGATGCCATCAGCGTCGGCACCGCCGGCGTGGGGAGCGCGCCTTATCAGGGGATGCGCATTTTCCAGGACGTGGCGAAGGTCGAGTTCCTGCATGTGCCATTCAAGAGCGGTGCGGAATCCGTCACCAACGTTGTATCGGGCCAGGTCAACATGACGTTTGAAGCCACGCCCCAGGTGATGCCGTTCGTGACGTCCGGCAAGCTCCGCGCGCTGGCCGTGGCAAGCCCGCACCGGCTTTCCACCGCGCCGCAGGTACCCTCCACAGCAGAGCTTGGCTTTCCATCACTGGTATCCGGCTCCGTTGCCGGCCTGATCGGACCCGCGGGACTTGATCCGGCCATCGTGAAGAAACTCAATGCCGCCGTGGCGAAGGTGGCCGCCGATCCGAAGTTCAAGGCAACGCTTATTGCGCAAGGGACCGAGCCCGCCGCGTCATCACCCGAACAATTCCGCAAGCTGATCAGCGACGAGAATCAGCGATGGTCTGCCCTCCTTGGCGCAGGCAACAAGTAA
- a CDS encoding helix-turn-helix domain-containing protein, which yields MDAPVQARTNLDSGMSKKQKVEPVAAEPSIAERLAELRKLNGLTLEELAQRASLTKSYLSKLERGLSSPTIGTVLKLADALGVTVDQLITRSSRANEILHIRAADRIPFSPSTERLGYTYEAIATERPDKAMQPFIMVPPFTLEEDQPMASHAGEELIFVVSGEMEVLFDDRTVRMSAGDSLYFNASIPHRSRSLGRIQAQALVVVSDRKKA from the coding sequence ATGGATGCGCCGGTTCAGGCGCGCACAAACCTCGATTCCGGGATGAGCAAAAAGCAAAAAGTGGAACCCGTGGCGGCCGAGCCGAGCATTGCCGAGCGGCTGGCCGAGCTGCGCAAACTCAACGGCCTGACGCTCGAAGAACTGGCGCAACGCGCGTCACTGACCAAGAGCTATCTGTCCAAGCTGGAGCGGGGACTGTCGTCGCCGACCATTGGCACTGTGCTCAAGCTGGCCGATGCGCTGGGCGTGACGGTGGATCAGCTCATCACGCGGTCGTCGCGTGCCAACGAGATTCTTCACATCCGGGCGGCGGACCGGATTCCCTTCAGCCCGTCCACGGAGCGCCTTGGCTATACCTACGAGGCCATTGCGACCGAACGGCCCGACAAGGCGATGCAGCCCTTCATCATGGTGCCGCCGTTCACGCTCGAGGAAGACCAGCCCATGGCGAGCCATGCGGGAGAGGAACTGATCTTCGTCGTCTCGGGCGAAATGGAAGTCCTGTTCGACGACCGTACCGTGCGCATGAGCGCTGGCGATTCGCTGTATTTCAACGCTTCCATTCCGCACCGGTCACGTTCGCTGGGGCGGATTCAGGCACAGGCCCTGGTGGTCGTCAGCGATCGCAAGAAGGCGTGA
- a CDS encoding MOSC domain-containing protein, with product MEETVSQTSDRSVGATAPSWRGVVRFLHKTPRAFLPMLPFPEITLVAGKGIEGDRYMIGNEAGFYSHKPEEGRQVTLFELETLEALARDAKVVLHPEEHRRNVTVEGVPLNHLVGRRFWLGETLLEATRLSTPCRHLEEILGKAVFDPLVHRSGLNCKILSGGVVRIGDVVRPA from the coding sequence ATGGAGGAAACCGTGAGTCAGACTTCAGACCGAAGCGTCGGAGCCACTGCGCCGTCGTGGCGTGGTGTTGTCCGCTTTCTTCACAAAACGCCAAGGGCTTTCCTGCCGATGCTGCCCTTTCCGGAGATCACCCTCGTCGCTGGCAAGGGCATCGAAGGGGATCGCTACATGATCGGCAACGAGGCGGGGTTCTACTCTCACAAGCCCGAAGAGGGCCGGCAGGTCACGCTGTTCGAACTGGAAACGCTCGAGGCGCTGGCCCGGGATGCCAAGGTCGTGTTGCATCCCGAGGAACACCGCCGGAACGTCACGGTAGAGGGCGTGCCCCTCAATCACCTCGTGGGGCGCCGGTTCTGGCTTGGCGAGACGTTGCTGGAGGCCACTCGCCTGTCCACACCGTGTCGTCACCTGGAGGAAATCCTCGGCAAGGCTGTCTTCGATCCGCTTGTTCATCGCTCGGGTCTCAACTGCAAGATACTCAGCGGCGGCGTGGTGCGTATCGGCGATGTAGTGAGGCCAGCCTGA